The following proteins are encoded in a genomic region of Apteryx mantelli isolate bAptMan1 chromosome 37, bAptMan1.hap1, whole genome shotgun sequence:
- the LOC136995070 gene encoding zinc finger protein 541-like, with translation MAAPPPEEPPPACLYQELQLPPFPGPAPQVLGGAESFAGLLGPPDWGPDSARCFQVPPTAARFRSRLGLCGGPPRYRPAPMLDPGRRGTGLFEPPPPGDEAETPPPPPPRPRINVGPGFQAAVPAAAAREGGRAPRERPRAQLAWRPWPGLARAGEARRVEALLDLACSSALPGGGTNRELALHCLARAGGSLTGALELLLLGTPAWPPGHPLATYRYTGSDAWTPQERRLFAKALARHGKDFARIQQAVPSKRLPQCVEFYYLHKRRLGRARRQAPPGPEAPPDAAPGSRFPCRLCGKTFLKVKSRNAHMKIHRQPGGWGGPPLPPPPPPAWPPAPVCAAGGAAGAGQLFA, from the exons atggcggcccccccccccgaggagcCCCCCCCGGCCTGCCTCtaccaggagctgcagctgccgccctTCCCGGGCCCAG CCCCGCAGGTGCTGGGGGGGGCCGAGAGCTTcgccggactcctgggccccccaGACTGGGGCCCGGACAGTGCTCGGTGCTTCCAG GTGCCGCCGACGGCCGCCCGGTTCCGGAGCCGCCTGGGCCTGTGTGGGGGCCCCCCCCGGTACCGGCCGGCCCCCATGCTGGACCCGGGGCGCCGGGGCACCGGCCTCttcgagccgccgccgccgg GCGACGAGGCtgaaacgccgccgccgccgccgccgcgccc GCGCATCAACGTGGGCCCCGGGTTCcaggcggcggtgccggcggcggctgcgcgggagggcggccgggcgccccgggagAGGCCGCGGGCCCAGCTGGCCTGGCGGCCGTGGCCGGGGCTGGCGCGGGCCGGCGAGGCGCGGCGAG TGGAGGCGCTGCTCGACCTGGCCTGCTCCAGcgccctgcccggcggcggcacCAACCGCGAGCTGGCGCTGCACTGCCTGGCGCGGGCCGGCGGCAGCCTCACG GGcgccctggagctgctgctgctggggacgcCGGCCTGGCCGCCCGGGCACCCGCTGGCCACCTACCGCTACACTG gcagCGACGCCTGGACCCCCCAGGAGCGGCGGCTCTTCGCCAAGGCGCTGGCCCGGCACGGGAAGGACTTTGCCCGGATCCAGCAGGCG gtgccctCCAAGCGGCTGCCGCAGTGCGTCGAGTTTTACTACCTGCACAAGCGGCGGCTAGGCCGGGCGCGGAGGCAG gcgccgcccggccccgaggcCCCCCCGGACGCGGCCCCCGGCTCCCGCTTCCCCTGCCGGCTCTGCGGCAA GACCTTCCTCAAGGTGAAGAGCCGCAACGCCCACATGAAGATCCACCGgcagccggggggctggggggggcccccgctgccgccgccgccccccccggcctggCCCCCGGCCCCTGTGTGTGCCGCGGGgggggccgccggcgcggggcagctcttCGCCTGA
- the EML3 gene encoding echinoderm microtubule-associated protein-like 3 isoform X1, with protein MQPQPEPEPERGPRGDGIAAPEPLAALEQRLRTQEQELTLVKAALADALRRLGLCERHLPLPPDAAGAVPEPHADADADPAMGHVPPLSSTTSAGPPHSPAVSVATQTELEAPGGGGCRGGPTEPAPPGSPPCPPPASPEPPPEPPAEAGSAGAAAAPSPALRGPRKELLRRNSSSDKPDKAKARQRLSKKAASAANLLLPAGGSESRLRDPSASPGPLTPRRSAYNLEGTSIRMFLRGRPITMYIPSGVCNYEELRTELPARRLQLDWVYGYRGRDSRSNLYVLASGELVYFIACAVVLYHVAARRQRHYLRHTDCVRCLSVHPDRVRVATGQAAGVDKDGKPLQPVVHIWDSSTLLTLQQIGLGSFERGVGSLAFSAADQGAFLCVVDDSNEHMMSVWDCARGTKQAEVKSTNESVLTVEFNPQDSGSIVTGGKSHVYFWTWSGAALTKKQGVFGKYKKPKFIQCFIFDAAGDVLTGDSEGNILTWSRAAGQGAKETYRIGQQTRAHEGSVFALRLRGDGSVLSGGGKDRRLRLWSPALALLREAEIPERFGAVRTIAEGAGDELLVGTTRNALLRGSLAAGFAPIVQGHTDELWGLATHPSRSLFLTCGHDRQLCVWDSREHALAWSLALEDTGLCADFHPGGHVVAVGLQTGRWLVLDAETRQVLASGADGSGEQLSVVRYSPDGEFLAVGSHDNVIYIYGVGERGRKYSRFGRCAGHSSFITHLDWSKDSRFIMSNSGDYEILYWDVAGGCKLLRNRFESRDREWATYTCVLGFHVFGVWPDGSDGTDINSLCRSHDERVVAVADDFCKVHLFQYPCARAKAPSHVYGGHGSHVTNVRFSHDDAHLVSLGGKDTSIFQWRVLGGPCRRSLSADGTGTDNDGTGDGEEPR; from the exons ATGcagccgcagccggagccggagcccgaGCGCGGTCCCCGCG GTGATGGCATCGCGGCCCCCGAGCCCCTGGCGGCCCTGGAGCAGCGGCTGCGGACGCAGGAGCAGGAGCTGACGCTGGTGAAGGCGGCGCTGGCGGACGCCCTGCGGAGACTCGGCCTCTGCGAGCGGCACCTGCCGCTGCCCCCCG ACGCAGCCGGCGCCGTCCCGGAGCCCCACGCGGACGCGGATGCGGACCCCGCCATGGGGCATGTGCCGCCCCTCAGCAGCACCACCAG CGCGGggcccccccacagccccgccgTCAGCGTGGCGACGCAGACGGAGCTGGAGGCaccggggggcggcgggtgccgggggggCCCCACGGAGCCGGCACCGCCGGggtcccccccctgcccccccccggcctccccggagccccccccggagcccccggccGAGGCGGGAAGTGCCGGCGCCGCTgcggcccccagcccggccctgcgGGGCCCCCGCAAGGAGCT GCTGCGCAGGAACAGCTCCTCGGACAAACCCGACAAGGCCAAGGCCCGGCAGCGCCTGAGCAAGAAAGCGGCATCGGCCGCCAACCTGCTGCTGCCGGCGGGTGGCTCCGAGAG CCGCCTGCGGGACCCCAGCGCCAGCCCGGGACCCttgacgccgcgccgcagcgcctACAACCTGG AGGGCACGTCCATCCGCATGTTCCTGCGCGGGCGCCCCATCACCATGTACATCCCCTCCGGCGTCTGCAACTACGAGGAGCTGCGCACGGAGCTGCCCGCCCGGCGCCTGCAGCTCGACTGGGT CTACGGCTACCGGGGCCGCGACAGCCGCTCCAACCTCTACGTCCTGGCCTCGGGCGAGCTGGTCTACTTCATCGCctgcgccgtggtgctctaccaCGTGGCCGCCCGCCGCCAGCGCCACTACCTGCGCCACACCGACTGCGTCCGCTG CCTCTCCGTGCATCCCGACAGGGTCCGCGTGGCCACCGGGCAGGCGGCCGGTGTTGACAAGGACGGCAAG CCGCTGCAGCCGGTGGTGCACATCTGGGACTCGTCCACGCTGCTCACGCTGCAGCAGATCGGCCTGGGCAGCTTCGAGCGAGGGGTGGGCTCGCTGGCCTTCTCCGCCGCC GACCAGGGCGCCTTCCTCTGCGTCGTCGACGACTCCAACGAGCACATGATGTCGGTGTGGGACTGCGCCCGCGGCACCAAGCAGGCCGAGGTCAAG AGCACGAACGAGTCGGTGCTGACGGTGGAGTTCAACCCCCAGGACAGCGGCAGCATCGTCACCGGCGGCAAATCCCACGTTTACTTCTGGACCTGGAGCGGGGCGGCGCTCACCAAGAAGCAGGGCGTCTTCGGG AAGTACAAGAAGCCCAAGTTCATCCAATGCTTCATCTTCGACGCGGCCGGCGACGTGCTGACGGGCGACTCCGAGGGCAACATCCTCACCTGGAGCCGCGCCGCCGGCCAGGGCGCCAAAG AGACGTACCGCATCGGGCAGCAGACGCGGGCGCACGAGGGCAGCGTCTTCGCCCTGCGGCTGCGCGGCGACGGCTCGGTGCTCAGCGGCGGCGGCAAGGACCGGCGCCTGCGGCTCTGGagcccggcgctggcgctgctgCGCGAGGCCGAG ATCCCGGAGCGGTTCGGCGCCGTGCGGACCATCGCGGAGGGCGCCGGGGACGAGCTGCTGGTGGGGACCACGCGCAACGCGCTGCTCCGGGGCAGCCTGGCCGCCGGCTTCGCCCCCATCGTCCAG GGCCACACGGACGAGCTCTGGGGCTTGGCCACGCACCCGTCGCGGAGCCTCTTCCTCACCTGCGGCCACGACCGGCAGCTCTGCGTCTGGGACAGCCGGGAGCACGCGCTGGCCTGGAGCCTCGCGCTGGAG GACACCGGCCTCTGCGCCGACTTCCACCCCGGGGGACACGTGGTGGCCGTGGGGCTGCAGACGGGACG gTGGCTGGTGCTGGACGCGGAGACGCGGCAGGTGCTGGCGTCCGGCGCCGACGGCAGCGGCGAGCAGCTCTCCGTGGTGCGCTACTCGCCAG acgGCGAGTTCCTGGCTGTGGGCTCCCACGACAACGTCATCTACATCTACGGCGTGGGCGAGCGCGGGCGCAAGTACAGCCGCTTCGGGCGCTGCGCG GGCCACTCGAGCTTCATCACGCACCTGGACTGGTCCAAGGACAGTCGCTTCATCATGTCCAACTCGGGCGACTACGAGATCCTCTACT GGGACGTCGCCGGGGGCTGCAAGCTGCTGCGCAACCGCTTCGAGAGCCGCGACCGCGAGTGGGCCACCTACACCTGCGTGCTGGGCTTCCACGTCTTCG GCGTGTGGCCCGACGGCTCCGACGGCACCGACATCAACTCGCTGTGCCGCTCCCACGACGAGCGCGTGGTGGCCGTGGCCGACGACTTCTGCAAGGTCCATCTCTTCCAGTACCCCTGCGCCCGCGCCAAG GCGCCGAGCCACGTGTACGGCGGCCACGGGAGCCACGTGACCAACGTGCGGTTCAGCCACGACGACGCACACCTGGTGTCGCTGGGCGGGAAGGACACCAGCATCTTCCAGTGGCGGGTGCTGGGCGGCCCGTGCCGCCGCTCCCTCTCCGCCGACGGCACCGGCACCGACAACGATGGCACCGGGGACGGCGAGGAGCCCCGCTAG
- the EML3 gene encoding echinoderm microtubule-associated protein-like 3 isoform X2, translating to MQPQPEPEPERGPRGDGIAAPEPLAALEQRLRTQEQELTLVKAALADALRRLGLCERHLPLPPDAAGAVPEPHADADADPAMGHVPPLSSTTSAGPPHSPAVSVATQTELEAPGGGGCRGGPTEPAPPGSPPCPPPASPEPPPEPPAEAGSAGAAAAPSPALRGPRKELLRRNSSSDKPDKAKARQRLSKKAASAANLLLPAGGSESRLRDPSASPGPLTPRRSAYNLEGTSIRMFLRGRPITMYIPSGVCNYEELRTELPARRLQLDWVYGYRGRDSRSNLYVLASGELVYFIACAVVLYHVAARRQRHYLRHTDCVRCLSVHPDRVRVATGQAAGVDKDGKDQGAFLCVVDDSNEHMMSVWDCARGTKQAEVKSTNESVLTVEFNPQDSGSIVTGGKSHVYFWTWSGAALTKKQGVFGKYKKPKFIQCFIFDAAGDVLTGDSEGNILTWSRAAGQGAKETYRIGQQTRAHEGSVFALRLRGDGSVLSGGGKDRRLRLWSPALALLREAEIPERFGAVRTIAEGAGDELLVGTTRNALLRGSLAAGFAPIVQGHTDELWGLATHPSRSLFLTCGHDRQLCVWDSREHALAWSLALEDTGLCADFHPGGHVVAVGLQTGRWLVLDAETRQVLASGADGSGEQLSVVRYSPDGEFLAVGSHDNVIYIYGVGERGRKYSRFGRCAGHSSFITHLDWSKDSRFIMSNSGDYEILYWDVAGGCKLLRNRFESRDREWATYTCVLGFHVFGVWPDGSDGTDINSLCRSHDERVVAVADDFCKVHLFQYPCARAKAPSHVYGGHGSHVTNVRFSHDDAHLVSLGGKDTSIFQWRVLGGPCRRSLSADGTGTDNDGTGDGEEPR from the exons ATGcagccgcagccggagccggagcccgaGCGCGGTCCCCGCG GTGATGGCATCGCGGCCCCCGAGCCCCTGGCGGCCCTGGAGCAGCGGCTGCGGACGCAGGAGCAGGAGCTGACGCTGGTGAAGGCGGCGCTGGCGGACGCCCTGCGGAGACTCGGCCTCTGCGAGCGGCACCTGCCGCTGCCCCCCG ACGCAGCCGGCGCCGTCCCGGAGCCCCACGCGGACGCGGATGCGGACCCCGCCATGGGGCATGTGCCGCCCCTCAGCAGCACCACCAG CGCGGggcccccccacagccccgccgTCAGCGTGGCGACGCAGACGGAGCTGGAGGCaccggggggcggcgggtgccgggggggCCCCACGGAGCCGGCACCGCCGGggtcccccccctgcccccccccggcctccccggagccccccccggagcccccggccGAGGCGGGAAGTGCCGGCGCCGCTgcggcccccagcccggccctgcgGGGCCCCCGCAAGGAGCT GCTGCGCAGGAACAGCTCCTCGGACAAACCCGACAAGGCCAAGGCCCGGCAGCGCCTGAGCAAGAAAGCGGCATCGGCCGCCAACCTGCTGCTGCCGGCGGGTGGCTCCGAGAG CCGCCTGCGGGACCCCAGCGCCAGCCCGGGACCCttgacgccgcgccgcagcgcctACAACCTGG AGGGCACGTCCATCCGCATGTTCCTGCGCGGGCGCCCCATCACCATGTACATCCCCTCCGGCGTCTGCAACTACGAGGAGCTGCGCACGGAGCTGCCCGCCCGGCGCCTGCAGCTCGACTGGGT CTACGGCTACCGGGGCCGCGACAGCCGCTCCAACCTCTACGTCCTGGCCTCGGGCGAGCTGGTCTACTTCATCGCctgcgccgtggtgctctaccaCGTGGCCGCCCGCCGCCAGCGCCACTACCTGCGCCACACCGACTGCGTCCGCTG CCTCTCCGTGCATCCCGACAGGGTCCGCGTGGCCACCGGGCAGGCGGCCGGTGTTGACAAGGACGGCAAG GACCAGGGCGCCTTCCTCTGCGTCGTCGACGACTCCAACGAGCACATGATGTCGGTGTGGGACTGCGCCCGCGGCACCAAGCAGGCCGAGGTCAAG AGCACGAACGAGTCGGTGCTGACGGTGGAGTTCAACCCCCAGGACAGCGGCAGCATCGTCACCGGCGGCAAATCCCACGTTTACTTCTGGACCTGGAGCGGGGCGGCGCTCACCAAGAAGCAGGGCGTCTTCGGG AAGTACAAGAAGCCCAAGTTCATCCAATGCTTCATCTTCGACGCGGCCGGCGACGTGCTGACGGGCGACTCCGAGGGCAACATCCTCACCTGGAGCCGCGCCGCCGGCCAGGGCGCCAAAG AGACGTACCGCATCGGGCAGCAGACGCGGGCGCACGAGGGCAGCGTCTTCGCCCTGCGGCTGCGCGGCGACGGCTCGGTGCTCAGCGGCGGCGGCAAGGACCGGCGCCTGCGGCTCTGGagcccggcgctggcgctgctgCGCGAGGCCGAG ATCCCGGAGCGGTTCGGCGCCGTGCGGACCATCGCGGAGGGCGCCGGGGACGAGCTGCTGGTGGGGACCACGCGCAACGCGCTGCTCCGGGGCAGCCTGGCCGCCGGCTTCGCCCCCATCGTCCAG GGCCACACGGACGAGCTCTGGGGCTTGGCCACGCACCCGTCGCGGAGCCTCTTCCTCACCTGCGGCCACGACCGGCAGCTCTGCGTCTGGGACAGCCGGGAGCACGCGCTGGCCTGGAGCCTCGCGCTGGAG GACACCGGCCTCTGCGCCGACTTCCACCCCGGGGGACACGTGGTGGCCGTGGGGCTGCAGACGGGACG gTGGCTGGTGCTGGACGCGGAGACGCGGCAGGTGCTGGCGTCCGGCGCCGACGGCAGCGGCGAGCAGCTCTCCGTGGTGCGCTACTCGCCAG acgGCGAGTTCCTGGCTGTGGGCTCCCACGACAACGTCATCTACATCTACGGCGTGGGCGAGCGCGGGCGCAAGTACAGCCGCTTCGGGCGCTGCGCG GGCCACTCGAGCTTCATCACGCACCTGGACTGGTCCAAGGACAGTCGCTTCATCATGTCCAACTCGGGCGACTACGAGATCCTCTACT GGGACGTCGCCGGGGGCTGCAAGCTGCTGCGCAACCGCTTCGAGAGCCGCGACCGCGAGTGGGCCACCTACACCTGCGTGCTGGGCTTCCACGTCTTCG GCGTGTGGCCCGACGGCTCCGACGGCACCGACATCAACTCGCTGTGCCGCTCCCACGACGAGCGCGTGGTGGCCGTGGCCGACGACTTCTGCAAGGTCCATCTCTTCCAGTACCCCTGCGCCCGCGCCAAG GCGCCGAGCCACGTGTACGGCGGCCACGGGAGCCACGTGACCAACGTGCGGTTCAGCCACGACGACGCACACCTGGTGTCGCTGGGCGGGAAGGACACCAGCATCTTCCAGTGGCGGGTGCTGGGCGGCCCGTGCCGCCGCTCCCTCTCCGCCGACGGCACCGGCACCGACAACGATGGCACCGGGGACGGCGAGGAGCCCCGCTAG
- the B3GAT3 gene encoding galactosylgalactosylxylosylprotein 3-beta-glucuronosyltransferase 3 isoform X1, whose translation METGPAGRGWEHRERWGAAGGPGAAMRLKLRNVFVAYFLASLGGLLYALLQLGQPCDCRQRRQRGGAGPGGPEPRGGQRPPSPGGSRPPPPGPIPPELPPELPTIYVVTPTYARLVQKAELVRLSQTLLHVPKLHWVVVEDAAAPSALVASLLAQSGLRFTHLHAPTAPERRRRPGDPAWLRPRGAEQRNRALQWLRDTRAPAEPAVVYFADDDNTYSLRLFDEMRSTRRVAVWPVGLVGGLRFERPLVERGRVVGFHAAWKPERPFPLDMAGFAVALRLLLARPGARFDPRAERGYLESSLLRHLVSREQLEPKADNCTRVLVWHTRTEKPKMRQEEQLQREGLGSDPHVEV comes from the exons ATGGAaacgggcccggcggggcggggctgggAGCACCGGGAGCgctggggggctgctggagg ccccggcgccgccatGAGGCTGAAGCTGAGGAACGTCTTCGTCGCCTACTTCCTCGCCTCCCTGGGGGGGCTGCTCTACGCCCTGCTGCAGCTCG ggcagccttgCGACTGCCGGCAGCGGCGCcagcgggggggggccgggccggggggccccGAACCGCGCGGGGGGCAGCGCCCGCCCAGCCCGGGAggctcccggccgccccccccggggccgaTCCCCCCGGAGCTGCCCCCGGAGCTGCCTACCATCTACGTGGTGACCCCCACCTATGCCAG gcTGGTGCAGAAGGCGGAGCTGGTGCGGCTGTCGCAGACACTGCTGCACGTGCCCAAGCTGCATTGGGTGGTGGTGGAGGACGCGGCGGCGCCCTCGGCGCTGGTGGCCTCGCTGCTGGCGCAGAGCGGGCTGCGCTTCACCCACCTGCACGCGCCCACGGCGCCcgagcgccggcgccgccccggcgaCCCGGCCTGGctgcggccgcgcggcgccgagCAGCGCAACCGCGCGCTCCAGTGGCTGCGCGACACGCGGGCGCCCGCCGAGCCCGCCGTCGTCTACTTCGCCGACGACGACAACACCTACAGCCTGCGGCTCTTCGACGAg ATGCGCAGCACCCGGCGCGTGGCGGTGTGGCCGGTGGGGCTGGTGGGCGGCCTGCGCTTCGAGCGGCCGCTGGTGGAGCGGGGCCGCGTGGTGGGTTTCCACGCGGCCTGGAAGCCCGAGCGGCCCTTCCCGCTGGACATGGCCGGCTTCGCCGTGGCCCTGCGGCTGCtgctggcccggcccggcgcccgctTCGACCCGCGCGCCGAGCGCGGCTACCTGGAGAGCAGCCTGCTGCGCCACCTCGTCTCCCGCGAGCAGCTGGAGCCCAAGGCCGACAACTGCACGCGG GTGCTGGTGTGGCACACGCGCACCGAGAAGCCCAAGATgcggcaggaggagcagctgcagcGAGAGGGGCTCGGCTCCGACCCCCACGTGGAGGTGTGA
- the B3GAT3 gene encoding galactosylgalactosylxylosylprotein 3-beta-glucuronosyltransferase 3 isoform X2: protein MRLKLRNVFVAYFLASLGGLLYALLQLGQPCDCRQRRQRGGAGPGGPEPRGGQRPPSPGGSRPPPPGPIPPELPPELPTIYVVTPTYARLVQKAELVRLSQTLLHVPKLHWVVVEDAAAPSALVASLLAQSGLRFTHLHAPTAPERRRRPGDPAWLRPRGAEQRNRALQWLRDTRAPAEPAVVYFADDDNTYSLRLFDEMRSTRRVAVWPVGLVGGLRFERPLVERGRVVGFHAAWKPERPFPLDMAGFAVALRLLLARPGARFDPRAERGYLESSLLRHLVSREQLEPKADNCTRVLVWHTRTEKPKMRQEEQLQREGLGSDPHVEV, encoded by the exons atGAGGCTGAAGCTGAGGAACGTCTTCGTCGCCTACTTCCTCGCCTCCCTGGGGGGGCTGCTCTACGCCCTGCTGCAGCTCG ggcagccttgCGACTGCCGGCAGCGGCGCcagcgggggggggccgggccggggggccccGAACCGCGCGGGGGGCAGCGCCCGCCCAGCCCGGGAggctcccggccgccccccccggggccgaTCCCCCCGGAGCTGCCCCCGGAGCTGCCTACCATCTACGTGGTGACCCCCACCTATGCCAG gcTGGTGCAGAAGGCGGAGCTGGTGCGGCTGTCGCAGACACTGCTGCACGTGCCCAAGCTGCATTGGGTGGTGGTGGAGGACGCGGCGGCGCCCTCGGCGCTGGTGGCCTCGCTGCTGGCGCAGAGCGGGCTGCGCTTCACCCACCTGCACGCGCCCACGGCGCCcgagcgccggcgccgccccggcgaCCCGGCCTGGctgcggccgcgcggcgccgagCAGCGCAACCGCGCGCTCCAGTGGCTGCGCGACACGCGGGCGCCCGCCGAGCCCGCCGTCGTCTACTTCGCCGACGACGACAACACCTACAGCCTGCGGCTCTTCGACGAg ATGCGCAGCACCCGGCGCGTGGCGGTGTGGCCGGTGGGGCTGGTGGGCGGCCTGCGCTTCGAGCGGCCGCTGGTGGAGCGGGGCCGCGTGGTGGGTTTCCACGCGGCCTGGAAGCCCGAGCGGCCCTTCCCGCTGGACATGGCCGGCTTCGCCGTGGCCCTGCGGCTGCtgctggcccggcccggcgcccgctTCGACCCGCGCGCCGAGCGCGGCTACCTGGAGAGCAGCCTGCTGCGCCACCTCGTCTCCCGCGAGCAGCTGGAGCCCAAGGCCGACAACTGCACGCGG GTGCTGGTGTGGCACACGCGCACCGAGAAGCCCAAGATgcggcaggaggagcagctgcagcGAGAGGGGCTCGGCTCCGACCCCCACGTGGAGGTGTGA